The following are from one region of the Acomys russatus chromosome 32, mAcoRus1.1, whole genome shotgun sequence genome:
- the Arpp19 gene encoding cAMP-regulated phosphoprotein 19 codes for MAGSEVRREPQPLRERGSAWASQGRRRGDRRSTMSAEVPEAASAEEQKEMEDKVTSPEKAEEAKLKARYPHLGQKPGGSDFLRKRLQKGQKYFDSGDYNMAKAKMKNKQLPAAAPDKTEVTGDHIPTPQDLPQRKPSLVASKLAG; via the exons ATGGCCGGAAGTGAGGTGAGGCGCGAGCCGCAACCTTTGAGGGAAAGGGGAAGTGCTTGGGCGTCGCAGGGCCGGAGGCGCGGGGAT AGAAGGAGCACCATGTCCGCGGAAGTTCCCGAGGCAGCGTCGGCGGAGGAGCAAAAG GAAATGGAAGATAAAGTAACTAGTCCAGAGAAAGCTGAAGAAGCAAAGTTAAAAGCAAGGTACCCTCACTTGGGACAAAAGCCTGGCGGCTCTGACTTTTTAAGGAAACGATTGCAGAAAGGG CAAAAGTATTTTGATTCTGGGGACTACAACATGGCGAAAGCAAAGATGAAGAACAAGCAGCTTCCCGCTGCAGCCCCGGATAAGACAGAGGTCACTGGTGACCACATCCCCACTCCACAGGACCTTCCTCAGCGGAAACCATCCCTGGTTGCTAGCAAGCTGGCTGGCTGA